The sequence ACGCGCTCACCGAGGGCCGCCTGGAGCTGGGAATCGGCACCGGATACGTACGCGGGGAGCACGAGCAGGCAGGCATCCCGTTCCTCTCCCCCGGCGACCGGGTGGATCACCTGCGGCGTACGGTCCAGGAAGTGGACCGGCTCCTGCGGGACGAGGCCCATCTGCCCGCCCCCGTGCGGCGGCCCCGGCCCCCACTGATGATCGGCGGGAACGGGGACCGGGTCCTGCGACTCGCGGCCGAGTACGCCGACATCGTGGCGTTCACCGGAGCCGCGACGGGGAAGGACGGCTCACTCTCCATGATCAGCGCCGAACAGCTCGACGAGCGGGTCGCCGCCTACCAGGGGTTCGCGAGGGACCGCGAGACCCCGGCAGAGCTGAATCTGCTCCTCCAGAAGGTCGAGGTGACCGAGAACCGGCGTGCGGCCGTGAGCGGCCTGCTGCCGCCCTTCGCGGACCTCGACGACGAAACGGTGCTGGAGCTGCCGCTGTTCGCGGTCGGCACCGTGCGGCAGATCGCCGACCAGCTGCGCGAACAGCGGGAACGGTTCGGCTTCTCGTATCTGAGCGTGCTGGAGCCGTCGATGGAGGCGTTCGGACTGGTGATCGAGGAGCTGGCGGGCAGCTGACCGCGCGAACCCGGCGCGGAGTGCCCCGTACCGGAGCATGACGGAACCCGCCGGAGCACGTCGGCGCGCGCTGTCGGCGTCTGTCGGCGCGTGTCGTCGGCGCGTGTCGGAATCAGCAGGAATGCGACTGAGCGTGACGGAATACGGGCCGCGGGGTACGGGGTATCGCATGCCGAAACACTGTCGACGCCCCGGTCGCCCGGTGCTGGGATTACGTCATGGATGATCTTTCGATACGCGTCGCGACGCCCGCCGACCTGGACGGGATTCTCGCCTTCTGGAAGGTGGCGGCCGAGGGCACCAGCATCAGTGACGACCGGGAAGGCGTCGCACGCCTGGTGGAACGCGACCCCGAGTCCCTGATCCTCGCGGAGCGGGACGGCGCCCTCGCCGGAACCGTGATCGCGGGTTTCGACGGCTGGCGCTGCCATCTGTACCGGCTCGCGGTCCACCCCGACCAGCGCCGCCGAGGAGTCGGTGGTGCACTGCTCGCGGCCGCGGAGGAACGGTTCGTCCGGCTGGGCGGGCGACGGGGCGACGCCATGGTGCTCGACCGCAACGATCTCGCGCGGCACGCCTGGCGAGCGGCGGGATACGTCCCGGAAGCCCAGTGGAGCCGGTGGGTGAAGCATCTGACCGGATGACCCCCGCGGAGGGACCGACTACCCTCGATCGACCACCCGCATGCGATATCGACGACCCGCCTGCGACTTTGCTGATCCTTTACTATGGGATCTCATTTCGACCACCCCCCTCTTCGAAAGGTGTGAGCGTCCGCCCATGGGCGAGCCTCCCAGTAGCCGACATCGCCGACATCGCGCGATCCTCCTGACCCTGCCCGATCATGGGACGGAGGTGAACCGATGACCGAAGTGCTTCTGCTGCTCGTCGCGGTACTGCTCTCCCTGGCCTGTGGCGCCTTCGTCGCCGCGGAGTTCTCCCTGACCACGGTGGAGCGCGGCGAGCTCGAACGGGCCGTGGAGCGGG is a genomic window of Streptomyces sp. NBC_01237 containing:
- a CDS encoding TIGR03621 family F420-dependent LLM class oxidoreductase, whose product is MTRPFRFGVNMLTPTGGAEWRDRCRRAEQLGFDVILVPDHLGMPAPFPALVAAAAATERPQVGTFVLNAGFWNPTLLAREAAGTDALTEGRLELGIGTGYVRGEHEQAGIPFLSPGDRVDHLRRTVQEVDRLLRDEAHLPAPVRRPRPPLMIGGNGDRVLRLAAEYADIVAFTGAATGKDGSLSMISAEQLDERVAAYQGFARDRETPAELNLLLQKVEVTENRRAAVSGLLPPFADLDDETVLELPLFAVGTVRQIADQLREQRERFGFSYLSVLEPSMEAFGLVIEELAGS
- a CDS encoding GNAT family N-acetyltransferase, which produces MDDLSIRVATPADLDGILAFWKVAAEGTSISDDREGVARLVERDPESLILAERDGALAGTVIAGFDGWRCHLYRLAVHPDQRRRGVGGALLAAAEERFVRLGGRRGDAMVLDRNDLARHAWRAAGYVPEAQWSRWVKHLTG